In one window of Pseudomonas benzenivorans DNA:
- a CDS encoding aldehyde dehydrogenase family protein has protein sequence MDSIVKQYLQQFGISEATQQFLGKPQKMFIGGAWVEASDGGSAEVIEPSTEGLLTRIPMGTSEDLDRAVAAARAQFDGGAWSQLKPLERERLLHRLADLIEQNAVELAEIESIDMGKSAAQARDVDIQGTIDTFRYFAGWATKLHGRTVEPSLPGNYLAYTRKEAVGVVGVIVPWNFPLQTMAWKLGAALATGCTLVVKPAELTSLSALRFAELVQQAGIPDGVVNIVSGRGSLVGAAMASHPGIDKLSFTGSTPVGCTVGKSAIDQMKRLTLELGGKSAVIVLDDADIPAAAQAVANGVFFNSGQVCDAGTRAYIHRSIYEQFLAELIAYTRTLKIAPGLDPDCFIGPLVSRQQQQRVLDYIEVGKGEGAELIYGGEPVAGPGYFVQPAIFAHCRNDMRIVQEEIFGPVLVTAPFDDDEEALRLANDSPFGLAAALYSNDLGRVHGLIPRLRAGSVYVNAHSTIDPAMPFGGYKQSGFGKDLGAEQLEHLLETKAVWITLP, from the coding sequence ATGGACAGCATCGTCAAACAGTACCTGCAGCAGTTCGGCATAAGCGAAGCCACCCAGCAGTTCCTGGGCAAGCCCCAGAAGATGTTTATCGGCGGCGCCTGGGTCGAGGCCAGCGATGGCGGCAGCGCCGAGGTCATCGAGCCCTCGACCGAGGGGCTGCTGACCCGCATCCCCATGGGCACCAGCGAGGATCTGGACCGCGCCGTGGCGGCCGCCCGTGCGCAGTTCGACGGCGGCGCCTGGAGCCAACTCAAGCCGCTGGAGCGCGAGCGCCTGTTGCACCGCCTGGCCGATTTGATCGAGCAGAACGCCGTCGAACTGGCCGAGATCGAGTCGATCGACATGGGCAAGTCCGCCGCCCAGGCCCGCGACGTGGATATCCAGGGCACCATCGATACCTTCCGCTATTTCGCCGGCTGGGCCACCAAGCTGCACGGGCGCACCGTCGAGCCTTCGCTGCCGGGCAACTACCTGGCCTATACGCGCAAGGAGGCGGTGGGCGTGGTCGGTGTCATAGTGCCGTGGAACTTCCCGCTGCAGACCATGGCCTGGAAGCTCGGCGCGGCCCTGGCCACCGGCTGCACCCTGGTGGTCAAGCCGGCCGAGCTGACCTCGCTGTCGGCGCTGCGCTTCGCCGAACTGGTGCAGCAGGCGGGCATCCCCGACGGCGTGGTCAACATCGTCAGCGGGCGCGGTAGCCTGGTTGGCGCGGCGATGGCCAGTCATCCGGGCATCGACAAACTCAGCTTCACCGGATCGACGCCGGTCGGCTGCACGGTCGGCAAGTCGGCCATCGATCAGATGAAACGCCTGACCCTGGAGCTGGGCGGAAAATCTGCAGTCATAGTACTGGACGATGCCGACATCCCGGCCGCCGCCCAGGCGGTGGCCAACGGGGTGTTCTTCAACTCCGGCCAGGTGTGCGACGCCGGCACCCGCGCCTATATCCACCGCAGCATCTACGAGCAGTTCCTCGCCGAGCTGATCGCCTACACCCGCACCCTGAAGATCGCCCCGGGGCTGGATCCGGACTGCTTTATCGGCCCGCTGGTATCCAGGCAGCAGCAGCAGCGGGTGCTCGACTACATCGAGGTCGGCAAGGGCGAGGGCGCCGAGCTGATATACGGCGGCGAACCCGTCGCGGGCCCTGGCTACTTCGTGCAGCCGGCCATCTTCGCCCATTGCCGCAACGACATGCGCATCGTCCAGGAGGAGATCTTCGGCCCGGTGCTGGTCACCGCGCCGTTCGACGACGATGAGGAGGCGTTGCGCCTGGCCAACGATTCGCCCTTTGGCCTGGCCGCGGCGCTCTACTCCAACGACCTGGGCCGGGTGCACGGCCTGATTCCGCGGCTGCGCGCCGGCTCAGTGTACGTCAACGCCCACAGCACCATCGACCCGGCCATGCCGTTTGGCGGCTACAAGCAGTCCGGTTTCGGCAAGGACCTGGGCGCCGAGCAACTCGAGCACCTGTTGGAGACCAAGGCGGTGTGGATCACCCTGCCATGA
- a CDS encoding purine-cytosine permease family protein, translating into MATSKSVDIGLEAQRGDTPLLPTERMWGFWEFSYANSALAIATWAFLIGGATALFVGVREGIAAIVIGNIIGVLLATFATCVPCGKYGTEQFTFLRSMFGSNGSRLVYVLAVVFLTMGWLAVLGLMFGRSIDGLSALLGEHEAQPTGLLVLLSGFFAIALAGFVVAKGPTSIKWFNTLVAPALVLIMGAMLYLILSERSVAELLALPALDAPFADKRVNFMIAVEVNMAAGLSWWPYIGNLARLSKNQRTAFWPNIIGIFGAAVLGEVVGLLASAALGDSDPTVWMTHIGGLVFGVVALGFIAFANVTSMINILYTSIVGLRQLAGQKFREMSWALLVVLFCVAPAVIVFVAPGIYDGFFIFLVWTSALNSALAGIGIADYYCLRRQRMNLRHLYGPEARSAYHYWNGFNPIALLALAVGFVSYVLLFNPQTLANTTLFSFVSASLPSCVLAGLVHYGLTRTFATRLGWGAYAPGHGSRNNPLNLEAQGLSHD; encoded by the coding sequence ATGGCCACGTCCAAGTCAGTCGATATCGGTCTCGAAGCCCAGCGCGGCGATACGCCGCTGCTGCCCACGGAACGCATGTGGGGCTTCTGGGAATTCAGCTACGCCAACTCGGCCCTGGCCATCGCCACCTGGGCCTTCCTCATCGGCGGCGCCACGGCGCTGTTCGTCGGCGTGCGCGAGGGCATCGCCGCCATCGTCATCGGCAACATCATCGGCGTGCTGCTGGCGACCTTCGCCACCTGCGTGCCCTGCGGCAAGTACGGCACCGAGCAGTTCACCTTCCTGCGCAGCATGTTCGGCAGCAACGGCAGCCGCCTGGTTTACGTGCTGGCGGTGGTGTTCCTGACCATGGGCTGGCTGGCGGTGCTGGGGCTGATGTTCGGCCGCTCCATCGACGGCCTGAGCGCCCTGTTGGGCGAACACGAGGCGCAGCCCACGGGCCTGCTGGTGCTGCTGTCGGGCTTCTTCGCCATCGCCCTGGCCGGCTTCGTGGTAGCCAAGGGGCCCACCTCGATCAAGTGGTTCAACACCCTGGTGGCCCCGGCCCTGGTGCTGATCATGGGCGCGATGCTCTACCTGATCCTCAGCGAGCGCAGCGTCGCCGAGCTGCTGGCGCTGCCGGCGCTGGATGCGCCGTTTGCCGACAAGCGGGTCAACTTCATGATCGCGGTGGAGGTGAACATGGCCGCGGGCCTGTCCTGGTGGCCCTATATCGGCAACCTGGCGCGCCTGAGCAAGAACCAGCGCACCGCCTTCTGGCCGAACATCATCGGCATCTTCGGCGCCGCGGTGCTCGGCGAGGTGGTCGGCCTGCTGGCGTCCGCCGCCCTGGGCGACAGCGACCCGACGGTGTGGATGACCCATATTGGCGGCCTGGTGTTCGGCGTCGTCGCCCTGGGCTTCATCGCCTTCGCCAACGTCACCAGCATGATCAACATCCTCTACACCTCGATAGTCGGCCTGCGCCAGCTGGCCGGGCAGAAGTTCCGCGAGATGAGCTGGGCGCTGCTGGTGGTGCTGTTCTGCGTGGCGCCGGCGGTCATCGTGTTCGTCGCCCCGGGTATCTACGACGGCTTCTTCATCTTCCTGGTGTGGACCTCGGCGCTGAACAGCGCGCTGGCCGGCATCGGCATCGCCGATTACTACTGCCTGCGCCGGCAGCGGATGAACCTGCGCCACCTCTATGGCCCCGAGGCGCGGTCGGCCTACCACTACTGGAACGGCTTCAACCCCATCGCGCTGCTGGCGCTGGCAGTCGGCTTCGTTTCCTACGTGCTGCTGTTCAACCCGCAGACCCTGGCCAACACCACGCTGTTCAGCTTCGTCTCCGCCTCGCTGCCGTCCTGCGTGCTGGCCGGCCTGGTGCACTACGGGCTGACCCGAACCTTCGCTACGCGGCTGGGCTGGGGCGCCTACGCGCCGGGCCACGGCAGCCGCAACAACCCCCTGAATCTCGAAGCACAGGGCCTGAGCCATGACTAA
- the betA gene encoding choline dehydrogenase, with translation MTKQYDYIIIGAGSAGCVLANRLSEDPATSVLVLEFGGSDRSVLIQMPSAFSIPMNTKKYNWRYETEPEPYLDGRRIHCPRGKVLGGSSSINGLVYIRGHAYDFDEWEELGARGWGYRNCLPYFKRAEHYEGGGDAYRGASGPLHTGNGNHMRNPLYGAWVEAGAEAGYIKTDDCNGYMQEGFGAMHMTIKDGVRCSTANAYLRPAMDRPNLTVVTQAMTRRIILDGKRAVAIEYDHGGRTRQVRCKREILLAGGPIGSPHLLQRSGIGPREVLDQAGVALQHELPGVGENLQDHAEIYIQYGCKQPLTLNSKMDPLSKLMIGLRWLLFRDGLGATNHFEAGGFIRSEQGLRWPDIQFHFLPAAMRYDGKKPVKGHGFMVLTGPNKPKSRGFVRLRSADPYEHPRIQFNYLEREEDREGFRRCVRLTREIIGQPAMDAFRDGEIAPGPQVNSDAEIDAFVRANLESTYHPCGTCRMGEDELAVVDSELRVRGLEGLRVIDSSVFPTEPNGNLNAPTIMLAERASDLLRGRGMLPASEVEVGLAEHWQTQQRSKAPVRDVHV, from the coding sequence ATGACTAAGCAATACGATTACATCATCATCGGTGCCGGCTCGGCCGGCTGTGTGCTGGCCAACCGCCTGAGCGAAGACCCCGCCACCTCGGTGCTGGTGCTGGAGTTCGGCGGCAGCGACCGCAGCGTGCTGATCCAGATGCCCAGCGCCTTCTCCATCCCGATGAACACCAAGAAGTACAACTGGCGCTACGAGACCGAGCCGGAGCCCTACCTAGACGGTCGGCGTATCCACTGCCCGCGGGGCAAGGTGCTCGGCGGCTCCTCGTCGATCAACGGCCTGGTCTACATCCGCGGCCACGCCTATGACTTCGACGAGTGGGAGGAGCTCGGCGCCCGCGGCTGGGGCTACCGCAACTGCCTGCCCTATTTCAAACGGGCCGAACACTACGAGGGCGGTGGCGATGCCTACCGCGGCGCTAGCGGACCCTTGCATACCGGCAACGGTAACCACATGCGCAATCCGCTGTACGGCGCCTGGGTCGAGGCCGGCGCCGAGGCCGGCTACATCAAGACCGACGACTGCAACGGCTATATGCAGGAAGGCTTCGGCGCCATGCACATGACCATCAAGGACGGCGTGCGCTGCTCCACCGCCAACGCCTACCTGCGTCCGGCCATGGACCGGCCGAACCTAACCGTGGTGACCCAGGCCATGACCCGGCGCATCATCCTCGACGGCAAGCGCGCGGTGGCCATCGAGTACGACCACGGCGGACGCACCCGGCAGGTCCGCTGCAAGCGCGAGATCCTCCTGGCAGGTGGGCCGATCGGCTCGCCGCACCTGCTGCAGCGCTCCGGCATCGGCCCGCGCGAGGTGCTTGACCAGGCCGGGGTGGCGCTGCAGCACGAGCTGCCCGGGGTCGGCGAGAACCTGCAGGACCACGCCGAGATCTACATCCAGTACGGCTGCAAGCAGCCGCTGACCCTCAACAGCAAGATGGACCCGCTGAGCAAGCTGATGATCGGCCTGCGCTGGCTGCTGTTCAGGGACGGCCTGGGCGCCACCAACCACTTCGAGGCCGGCGGCTTCATCCGCTCCGAGCAGGGCCTGCGTTGGCCGGATATCCAGTTCCACTTCCTCCCCGCGGCGATGCGCTACGACGGCAAGAAGCCGGTCAAAGGCCACGGCTTCATGGTGCTCACCGGGCCGAACAAGCCCAAGAGCCGCGGCTTCGTGCGGCTGCGCTCGGCCGACCCCTACGAGCACCCGCGCATCCAGTTCAACTACCTGGAGCGCGAGGAGGACCGCGAGGGCTTCCGCCGCTGCGTGCGTCTGACCCGCGAGATCATCGGCCAGCCGGCGATGGATGCCTTCCGCGACGGCGAGATCGCCCCGGGGCCGCAGGTCAACAGCGACGCCGAGATCGACGCCTTCGTGCGCGCCAACCTGGAGAGCACCTACCACCCCTGCGGCACCTGCCGCATGGGTGAGGACGAACTGGCGGTGGTCGACTCCGAGCTGCGCGTGCGCGGCCTCGAGGGACTGCGGGTGATCGACTCCTCGGTGTTCCCCACCGAGCCGAACGGCAACCTCAACGCGCCGACCATCATGCTCGCCGAACGCGCGTCCGACCTGCTGCGCGGGCGTGGCATGCTGCCGGCCTCGGAGGTGGAGGTGGGCCTGGCCGAACACTGGCAGACCCAGCAGCGCAGCAAGGCGCCGGTGCGGGATGTGCACGTCTAA